In Macaca fascicularis isolate 582-1 chromosome 12, T2T-MFA8v1.1, the genomic stretch ACTGGATTCAAATTGTAATTCTTGTTAACTGTGTAACATGAAGCAACAAGTTACTTAGATTCTGTTTTCTCACATGTCAGGTCAAGTTGATAATGTTTTGCTTTCATAGCCCTCATTACTGTAAGGGCTGAATAATGCCAGTGAAGAGTACCTGTCACATAGTAAGAGCATAATAATTATTTGCtcttatttattgttgtttttgttatcttAATCCTCAGATGTCTTTATCATCTGACAATAGTCGTGCTACACAAAACATATCACCCAAAAAAGATGACTTTAAAAATGGTGATATAAATGCAGACTTTAGTCAACTGAAACTTGATGATAAAGGTTAGTATAAAAATGTGTTATCTTGTATAGTTGCTGGAAAACAAAATAAGGTTTAAAGTATTGGTAGTGtttattcattaaagaaaaataaatattcttaattgACAGAAAGGCATCATTCTGATTATAAATGTCAAATATGTTCTTATTGCTATTTGACATCTTTAAGGTTGCCTAATATAGCTGACAATGCTAAATAATTATATGGACTCTTATTCTTTTGGTTCATGTTTTTAGTATGAAAATTCTCTGTTATATCTAATTTGTATCTCTAAATTGTGTGCATTTTTAGCACACGAAAAGAGATTGTGATCATTCCAAAAGATTATTAATTTAATTGTAATGAAATAAAGAGCTGCAACGCAGCTTAATTCTTTCAAAGATGTTTCATGTTATTGCATATATAAAGATAATATGTCTTTTTCACTAAAGGACaattcaaaatgctgaaaattaAGGGTTTCAATAAGCTGGGAATAGTGTTTTAATTAAAGGAAAACTAGGAAACAGATCACTCAGACTGAAAGCAACTTTTTATTCAAGGGCTACTGAAAATCTCTTCTCAGAGAATCTTTGTGCTTGGTTCTCttattttgctaatatttatCTTTAGATTTATACCTAAAACTCTAGTAGTCATCATCATGCTGATTCATCCATGGTTTTTAGATAACTTTTCAGTGTGTTGGACATTATATGTCATTCATAGCTCATTGTGTTTAATGTCTTAGACTGCAGACATTACCAAGAGATGAGTGAAGACTGGTCTGATGCTAAAGAGAACTTGACAGGAGTTGACATCTCAGGAACACAAGAAAATCAAATAGAACAAGACAGATGGAATTTGGATCTTACACTAGGTTGGTTCTCAAGAATTTACTGAGAAATCCTAACCtagattatttgtaaaatagtgCTTACCTGCTTCTGTGTTGTGATGGGCAACTgagttgttttaatattttattcctgttttggcttttctttataaataaaaaaatgaagaaattgttCAGTTGGAGGTCagttttttaaagaggaaaaaaaactgCTAAAAGCTTAAATCCAAGATTTAGTTAACAGGTAGATACCCGCATTCTTTCTCTTGCTCAAGGCCAACATCAGCACTCCTGCAGGGCATCATTTTCCTCTTTCCAGGCGTGGGTACATGGTGAATAAAACCAGCTTCCCAGTTACCACCAGGCAACCAGTACTAATCTATCAAATTGGTGTTAATGATGAAAACTATTTGCTTTCtcttatttcaataattttagggatgttttcatttttagatagTCCTTAATTGCTTAGAATAGTTATAGTTTTCTCTAGTACCTGTGATTATTGCCCTTCTATCATTTCTAGGTAAGTTTATGCtacctttccttatttttttttgtatcttctatggatttttcttttgttttccatatcagcattggttttattgttttttccctGCTTGTCTAAATAATGCTTATTAtggttttttaaataacattttaaaatataggaaaattaaaattaactggTTTCTCCAACCTGCAATAACCACtatgaatattttaatgactatttttatgcattttcttatgtatatatttaatacacaCATGCAATTTAAAGTAAATAGCATTATATCATCtatttttggggttttgttgttgtcatttgttttttgaaacagagtctctgtcaccccagactggagtgcagtggcactatcttggctcactgcaacccttcacctcccaggttcaagtgattctcctgcctcagcttacaggtgcccaccaccacacctggctaatttttgtatttttagtagcaacagggtttcaccaagttggccaggctgatcttgaactcctgacctcaagtgatccacccgcctcagcctcctgaagtgctgagattacaggcgtgagccactgcacccagccccatatcatctagttttattctgttttttcttcccttGCATTAGTTTTCTTCATGTCACTTATCACAACACTGTATGGTTTGCTTACCTGATATATTGACTGCCTTCTCATCCTCTCATTAGCTCAGTGAGCTCAgggatttttatatgttttgtttaCTCCCTATCTCCAGTGCCAGGTACGGCATGCAGCCCATTGGATGTTCATTAGCTATTTTGTGTTGAAGTAGTGAAAGGTGAGGTGATGGGTATAATGTATGTCTTCTGATTCTTATTTACCCTTTTTTACTATACTGTAGCTCATTATTCCCTCCTCACtccaatgtaaaaatataaaggtAGGTGGTTTTGCTATTTTCTCTATAGAATACATCATGATTCAAAGAGGTTAACAAATGAAATAAGTTAATGAAGGTTGGGTATTATTATCTAACGATGACAAACTGTGCCTGGATTCCAGCACCACCATTTACTATACTTGTGACCTAAACTCCTGAGACCTCAGcctccttatctgcaaaatgaaaataataatagctaccttGTGGCGTGGTTGTGAGAATTACATGAGATGATGTGTATAAAGTGCTTGCCATATTGCCTGGAGCACCAGAAACACTGGATAAGTGTTAAGCTActcttatatattattatttaatgaaaaaaataaaatttccatatCGCCTATTactatataaaaattgtaaagcaTATAAATAAAAGCTACTTTAAggattcattcagcaaatatttgtgttCTCCCTATGTGCCAGGTATGGTATTTGCTAGTAATTTGAATCTCTATTCAGTGGATCCTTTTTGGTTTCAAGTTCTCTTCACAATAGAGACTATGAAAATGTACTCtaagaattttgaaattttttatcaagaaaaaaatttatccCTAATCCTAGTATTTGTAGTTTGGAAAATCATGCTTTCTAACTCAAGTTGTCTCCCCGCTTTTTTTCTTGTGTGCCCTTACCATTATTACAAGCTATATATTATAATACCTGCTATTGATCCTTGTCCAGTTAAAAGGTTTTCTTGGCGTGATGTTTCCCCAGCAAGGGAATTTGCATAATGAGAGCTCTCAGACCACTAGCTCTAGCCAGCATTAACACTAGGGAGTTAAAATCCTGTGTGTGTCCAGTGTTCTAGATAGCACTTCTCTGAACCAAAGACAAATGAAAGACAACTGCAGattgagaatattttttaaaagcctgtatgaaacatgtacagactttttagGAGTCTCATtacctaaacaatacagtataacaaatatttacatagtatttacattttattaggtattataactaatctagagatgatttaaagtatacggaAGGATATGtgtaggttatgtgcaaatactataccattctacataagggacttgagcatccttgggGTGTCTGAGAACCAGTCCCCCAGGGATACTGAGGAACAACAATTACAGTAATTGATTACTTTGTTTAGAtgtaatttgtccatttttgagcTACAAGAGACTTAACTAACCCAACCTCTTTAGTTTTTAAGATGATGTGATTAAGGCCCAGAAATCTTAAAACTATACGGCAGGCTATTAGTCCTCAGTCTAGAAGTGCTGATAGTTGCTGTTAACTTTATAATAAACTTTGGGTTAGTAAAAAGGAAGCATAAAATATGTAACAGCGTTCACATTTTCTCTGAAACATATCAGTACAATAAGGATCATTTCTGTTACATGTTTTTCTCTaagcagaaatgaagaatgttGAACCCTCACAAAGAGATAAAGGTTATTTGATACATGTTGGTGGCCTCTGCCCTTCAGTATCTGAGGTATACCAGGATTATTTTTTTGAgcttcattttcaaatttattagttGTTCATATTTTGTTGTACTTTTCTACCCTTCAcaaacttttatttctcttcttttaggcCGATTTAAGGTCTCATTTCCAAAAATACCAAGTTTCTGAAATTTCAATTTATGATTCTTCTACTAATTACAGGTGTGTTTCCCAACTTTAATCAATGTGCATTATTATGTGTCTGCTGTTTGCCAAAGGTTCTATACCAGATATCAGCCACAGTGGTGACAAAGTCAAGGGCTATTCTCACAGGGTTTCACAGGCCAGGAAAGGGGACACATGGACAAATAGCTGCAGTCTTGAGTTGATACTGTTCTTAACCAgatcttttttttcattatactttgtAACTTGTTAATGGTATACAGGAgggttattgatttttgtatactttaTCTTGCTACATGCCATTACTTAGGGAAGTAGAGCACATTAGGTAAAAGAACGGCTTCCAGAAATAGATAACATTGGTTCAATTCCCAGCTCTGTCAACAACTTGGTTAATAaatttaggcaagttacttaacctttctgtacCTCAGCCTCTTTGTATATAAAGTGAGCATAATAATACTACCTTCACAACATTGCTGTGAAACTATTACAAGTAAAATATGTGAAACACTAGGAAtaaagcctggcacatagtaggtgctcagaaaattGTGTTTCATTTTACTATTTCTGATTTCAATTACTTTTTAGTTGACACTCAATATATTTTAGGTAGACAGCTACCTTATTTACATATAGTTACTTTGAGTATGTATGTTGCTACTTTCTGTTTTGTGACATTGCCAGATGATTCAAAAGTATTAAATAACAATGGCCATAgcttaatggaattttttttactgttttatcatTAAAAGTGATAGCTGTTTATTTCAGATATAAAATTTTTATCAATTAAGAAAGGATCCTATTTGTAGTTGGGGTtgcaatttattaaaaatgtgtgtCTTAAATGAAGTCATATAATTGTAAGATAATTGTTTAGCTGTAATTATTTGACCTGTTGATATGATGTTAATACATTTCATTAAAGTAGTATTGTAATCTTAGGAGCATTACTTCATGTGAAAGACTCTTTTAGTATCTTGTTGAATACTTTTTAAGAACTATGGTTTTTTTCTTACTTGAAGTATTTTGCATTCTGtgtagaaatttagaaaatacagttaAATGCAAAAATACAAGGAGTTTATAAAAATGTATCCATAGTCTCATCATTTGAAAACAGCCACTCTTCCCAGGATTTGGTGTATATCCTTCCATTGACACTGTCTAAGGCTGATGCTTTTATAGGAATAGCTATTGCCCAACTTTCTTGTGTATATGATTAAAATTCTGATTAGATTTTCCAactctttgtttttgtctgtgtATTTCCCCACTACAAGGTCATAAAGATACACTGTTGCATATTctgctaaatatttaaaattttgcctCTCACATTTAAGCCTTTAAGTTATCTGAAGTTTATGTTTATACATAGGGATTAGTTTTAAGGTTTTTTAGTTATGGATAATCAGATGTCCCCAGACCACTAATCTCGGCAACTCTATCATATATTAGCTTTGCGCATATTTTACAttagattttaatataaaattaataggaGATAATGTGTAAGAAatacttttcttctatttcccATCTTTAACTTGGTTTTTATTTAGTTATCCTAAATAAATATTCTTCCTAATCCCAAGGTAAGTACAgcaacctttttatttttaaaagcagttattCTTGTGAAAAATGTATTTGCGTCCGTAGTTACAAAATTAAGTTTGATGTAATTTGAAGTCATTAACAACCTTTTGGTTTTCTGCTTTTATGTTTTAGATATGCATCTCTTACTTTTACAAAAAACAGCGATGCAAAGATAGCTGTGAAAGAAATGAATGGgatagaaataaatggaaagtcaGTAAATGTGCGGCCTGTTAAAATTCTTGGAGAATATACATCACCACTTTCCTCCAAAAATGGGAATAGAATTAGTTCGAATAATTTAGAGAAAAGCACCAACAAAGAAATCCACTCAGCCTTCTCCATTTCTAGATTGCCCAGAACTAGACCACGGCAGCTGGGATCTGAGCAAGACAGTGAGGTTTTCCCTTCCAACCAGGTTAGTGTTTTTGATAGATCCCTTAGATGGTCTTTGTATGTCATATTGCTGTAAGTAGCTTTGTAGAATAAATAACTTCAATATGCAGTCTTGAAATGGGAATGACAGCattaatctgaattttttttaaccttgaatCCACCCTAACCTGGTTTTGTACAACTCCAGTTGTTCCTGGGGGGAAATCTAGATCTTTGTAGACCGAGCTAACGAAAAACTCATTTTAACTAGGCTCTTTGCCAATCCTTCACCGTCTTTTTATTACTACTCTATAAGTAACTAATTATAATTTcatcttgatttttctttcacaGCTAACCTTATCTCATAATTGTTAAAACCATAAAGTgtagtcattttattttcatatattctcaTGTCTCTGTTACTGAGGTAAACACCCTGTGAAAAGTGGTAAAGTTTGCCTCGTTCAGTCTTTTCTCTCCACTGCTCAGCAAATTGCCTGGAATCCCATAGGTGTtccatatgttttttttttttttaatttacatacagtaaaattcagtACTTTTTGGTGCCTGTAGCTTTAGACAAATGCATATAGGCAAATCAGCACCACCATAATCAAGATTCAGAACAGTTCCATCGTTCCAAAAAATTACCTGGTGCTCTGAtctgtttcttattcttttttttttttttttgaggcggagtctcgctctgtcgcccaggctagagtgcagtggcgcgatctccgcctcccgggttcccgccattctcctgcctcagcctcccaagtagctgggactacaggcgccgccaccacgcccggctaatttttttgtatttttagtggagacggggtttcattgtgttagccaggatggtctcgatctcctgacctcgtgatccgcccgtctcagcctcccaaagtgctgggattacaggcttgagccactgtttCTTATTCTTAAAACTTGACCTTTTTcagaacattatataaatgaaattatactgtATAGCCCTGTtagcctggcttctttcactgaatgCATTTGAGATTGATCCATGTTGTTGTGTATGTTGGCATTTTATTCCTGCTCATGTTGTgtccatttttattcagtttattttattactGAATTTTGGTGTTTTAATATTCTGATTTTGAGTCCTTTACCAGATAGGcgatttgcaaataatttttctcaCTTTGTGCCTTGTCTTTTCATTCCGTTAACAGTGTCTTTCTCAGAATAGGGATATTTTAGTATTTATGaagtataatttattaatttttttatttataatgtatgCTTTTAGTGTTGTAGCTAAGAAATCTTAGCATAATCCCAGGTCACAGagattttcagttaatttttatatattgtttctaGTATTTGTTGAGGTCGTTATTGCttatttgcatttgtttctgttttgcatATGGAAtagttccagcatcatttgttgaaaagatgatCCTATTTCTGTTGAATTACCTTTGCGCCTtggtcaaaaatcagttgaccatgtTTGTGTGAGTCTATTTCTAGACTGGAACTGTTTTGTTGAACTGTTTTGTCTCTTTCCACCCGTAGTACACTGCCTTCATTACTGTAGCCtcatagtaagttttgaaatcaggtagaaTGAGTcctctaactttattctttttcagagtTATTGTGGCTATTTAGTCTCTTCGCCTTGCTGTATACTTTTATAATTCacctatctacaaaaaaaaaaaaaaaatcctacttggATTTTTGCTGGGATTATTTTGAATCCATAGATCAGCACAAGAAtcaatacttgttgaataaatgaatat encodes the following:
- the RBM44 gene encoding RNA-binding protein 44 isoform X2: MDDLGLNNLVLCTQLLNRNLSSNSAKKEVGSALLSLLGDLKVRYVTLKEKIHKGIPLEELPPLSVESKLLSTFSTFASRLMKKETHVVPFSFSEADAERDDQRTQDFDVSSNLKKTISQMSLSSDNSRATQNISPKKDDFKNGDINADFSQLKLDDKDCRHYQEMSEDWSDAKENLTGVDISGTQENQIEQDRWNLDLTLEMKNVEPSQRDKGYLIHVGGLCPSVSEADLRSHFQKYQVSEISIYDSSTNYRYASLTFTKNSDAKIAVKEMNGIEINGKSVNVRPVKILGEYTSPLSSKNGNRISSNNLEKSTNKEIHSAFSISRLPRTRPRQLGSEQDSEVFPSNQGVKKNCKQIESAKLLPDTPVQFIPPNTLNLRSFTKIIKKLAELHPEVSRDHIINALQEVRIRHKGFLNGLSINTIVEMTSSLLKNSASS
- the RBM44 gene encoding RNA-binding protein 44 isoform X3 encodes the protein MSEDWSDAKENLTGVDISGTQENQIEQDRWNLDLTLEMKNVEPSQRDKGYLIHVGGLCPSVSEADLRSHFQKYQVSEISIYDSSTNYRYASLTFTKNSDAKIAVKEMNGIEINGKSVNVRPVKILGEYTSPLSSKNGNRISSNNLEKSTNKEIHSAFSISRLPRTRPRQLGSEQDSEVFPSNQGVKKNCKQIESAKLLPDTPVQFIPPNTLNLRSFTKIIKKLAELHPEVSRDHIINALQEVRIRHKGFLNGLSINTIVEMTSSLLKNSASS